The sequence below is a genomic window from Micromonospora aurantiaca ATCC 27029.
CGAGCTGCTGCGGCTGCTCAGCCCGCCGGACGGCAACCTGTGCGCGATCGGTGACCCGGACCAGGCGATCTACTCGTTCCGGGGCGCCGACGTGGGCTACTTCCTGCGGTTCTCGCAGGACTTCACCGACGCGCGGCTGGTCCGGCTGAACCGCAACTACCGCTCCTCCGCGCCGATCCTGGCCGCCGCGGTGCAGGCCATCGCGCCGTCGTCGCTGGTGCGCGGCCGGCGTCTCGACCCGGCCCGGCTCGACCCGGAGGCGCCGCTGGTCGGCCGGTACGCGGCGAGTTCCGCCTACGACGAGGCCGACTTCGTGGTCCGTACCGTGGACGAGCTGGTCGGCGGCCTGTCCCACCGCTCGCTCGACTCGGGTCGGATCGACGGGCGGACCACCTCGCTGTCCTTCTCCGACATCGCGGTGCTCTACCGGACCGACGCGCAGGCCGCACCGATCGTGGACGCGCTGGCCCGGGCGAACATCCCGGTGCAGAAGCGCTCGCACGACCGGCTGCGCGACCGTCCCGGCGTGCCCGCAATCGCCCGCGAGCTGCGCCACGCCGGTCTGGACGGTTCGCTCGCGGCCCGGGTACGGCAGGCCGGGCAGATCCTGGCCGAGCGCTTCGCCGTGCCCACGCTCGACGGTTCCGGCGCGGTACGCCCCGAGGACGTCCGCACGGCGGTGGACCTGCTCACCCCGCTGGCCCGGCGCTGCGGCGACGACCTCGACCTGTTCCTCAACCAGCTCGCCACCGGCGCGGAGGTGGACGCGCTCGACCCGCGCGCCGAGGCGGTCACGCTGCTCACGCTGCACGCCGCGAAGGGTCTGGAGTTCCCGGTGGTGTTCCTGGTCGGCGCCGAGGACGGGCTGCTGCCGCTGCGCTGGCCCGGATCCGAGCCGGACGACGACGCGGTGGCCGAGGAGCGCCGGCTGTTCTTCGTCGGGCTGACCCGGGCACAGGACCGGCTCTACGTGAGCCACGCGGGCCGCCGCGCCCGGCACGGCGCGGAACGCGACACCCGCCCGTCGCCGTTCCTCGACGTGATCGACCCGGCGCTGTTCGAGCGTCTGGACGCGACCGAGCCCCGCCGTCCGAAGGACCACCAGCTCCGTCTGATCTGACCGCCCGCGGCACCCGCGCCGAGCGCGCAGGTCAGCCGAGGACGGCGGCGAGCCACGCACCGCCGAGCAGCGCCGGGCCGAACGGCACCGGCGTGTCCCGGCGTACCCGGCCGGCGGCGAGCAGGACCAGCACCGTTACTCCGGCGAGCACGTGCGGCAGGAGCAGCCCGAGCCGCAGCGCCGGCCAGCCGAGCCAGCCCAGCGGCAGCCCGAGCGCGGCGGCGAGCTTCACGTCGCCGAAGCCGAGCCGGGCGCGGGGCAGCAGCGCCAGCAGCGCGTACCCGATGAAGGAGAGCGTGGCCCCGGCCACCGCGACGGCCAGGTGGCGCGGTTCGCCGGTCGCCGCTGTGGCAGCGGCCGGTCCGAGCCCGCCGCCGAGCGCGACCAGGCCGACGAGCGGGTCGGGCAGCCGCAGCGCGGTCAGGTCGGTGACCACGAGGACCAACCCGGTGGCGGCGACCGGCAGCAGCGCGGGCAGCGCCGGATCGGCGCCCCGAGCGGCGGCGAGCCCGCCGAACACCACGGCGCCGACGAGGGCGAGCACACTCCGGTTCGGAGTTCGGACCCGGCCGCCGGTGTCGGGAACGAAGGACCGCCCGACCGGGACCGCCGCCCACCCGGCCGCCGCACCCAGCAGCGCGACCCCCGTCACCAGCAGCGCCGACACGGGCCGGGACGCTACCGCCCGGCCGGCTCCCCGGCCGTCCCGTCGACGGCTGGTGGCGGGGACCGGCGGGGTCGCTCGGTGCTCACCACCACCGCCACGCCGACCACGATGACCGCACCGCCCATCAGCACCTGCGAGGTGATCGGTTCCGCGACGAACAACGCGCCGAGTGCCACCGCGACCACCGGGTTCACGTACGCGTACGTGGAGACCAGCGAGATCGGCGCGTGGGCGAGCAGCCAGACGTACGCGGTGAAGGCGACCAGCGAACCGGCCACCATCAGGTAGGCCATCGCCGCCCAGGACCGTCCGGTCACGTCCGCGAAGGAGAAGCCGCGCAGCTCACCTCGGGCCACGCCGACGAGCGCGAGCACCGCAGCGCCGGCGACCATCTCGTAGACGGTGGCCACGAACGGGTCGGCGGGCATCCGGATCTTCCCGGACAGGTACGAGCCGACCGACCAGCTCGCCGCCGCGGCGACCACTGTCAGCGCGCCTGCCACCGGCACGCCGTCCACCCCGTCGCGGGGCAGCACGAGCAGGACCAGACCGGCGAAGCCGAGTGCCACTCCGAGGAACGTCCACGGTCGCGGCCGGTCCCCACCTGCCGTCCGCAGCAGGACCACGAGCAGCGGCACGGTGGCGACGAGCAGCGCCGCCACCCCGGACGGTACGGCGGTCCCGGCCGGGCCGGACTCGGCGAGCACCACCAGGCCGTTGCCGCCGGCGAGCAGCAGCACACCGACGAGCGCGGCGGAGCCGACGCGGCGTGCGGGCACCCGCAACGCGCCGGGTCCACGTCGCAGGCGCAGCACGACGGCGAGCACCACCGCGGCGGCGGCGAACCGCATCGCCGCGGAGATCAGTGGCGGCAGGGACTCGACAGCGACCCGGATGCCCAGGTAGGTCGAGCCCCAGAGCAGGTAGACCAGCACGAGTGCGGTCCAGATCAGCGCGGTGCGGGCCGGCGGCGTCGCGGAATCGACAACGTTCGTCGCACTCGTAGGGCGTGAGCTCATCGTGGGACCACGCTACGGTGACCACGGCGTCGGCGTCCCCAGTTGGTGGCCGGCCTCTCAGCACTGGCGTACGCAGGAGGCGTTCATGTCGAACTTCGGTCCACCGGGCGGCGGCTCTCTCGAGCCCTGGGGACGGCCCGACGACGGCTACGCCCCGCAGCCCGATCCTCGCTACGCCCCGCCGGGCGACCCGCGTTACGCCCCGCAGCCCGACCCGCAGTACGGCCCGCCGACCCAGCAGTACGGCCCCGCCGACCGGTACGGCCCGCCCGCCCAGCAGTACGGTTCCGGCGACCGCTACGGCCCGCCGGCTGATCAGTACGGGCCGCCGACGCAGCGCTTCGAGCCGGGCCCGGCCTGGTCACCCGGGCCGCCGCAGCAGGGCCACCCGGGTGACCCCTATGCCGGGCCGCCGTACGGCGGCGGGCAGCCGCCGTACGCCGAGCCGACGCCGCCGAAGCGCGGGAAGGGCCCGCTGCTGGTGGTGGTGATCGTGCTGGCCGTGCTGCTGCTGGGCGGCGCCGGGGCGTACTGGATGCTGGGCCGGGACGAGCAGAGCCCGACCGGCGGCACGACCGCTGCCACCGCGCCGGCCGCGGATCCGACCGGCGAGGCCGCGCCGCCGAGCGAACCGGCCGACACGACGCCCACGACGGCGGCCCCGGCCTCGTCGACCGATCCGCGTTTCGTCAAGGCGGGCCAGTGCGTCGCCAACGAAGGTGGCGGCGGCCAGCCGAAGCTGGTGATCGCCGACTGCGCCCCGAAGACGTACGAGGTGCTGCGCCGCATCGACGGCGCGACGAGCGGCAAGAAGGACGCGGAGGCGAAGTGCGGGAAGGTGGCCGGTTACACCGACTGGTACTTCTTCGACAGTGAGCTGGACACGCTCGACTTCGTGCTCTGCCTGAAGCGCCGCTGACCCTGTCCGACTGTCGGTAACCAAAACTAGGGCTGTCTAGCGTGGATGCTAGACAGCCCTAGTTTTGTATCGAGGCCGACACGCGGTAGCCGCCTCTATGCGCATCTAGCCTGGTCGCTAGAGAACCCGATACTGTGCGATTCGTGGATCCGGTCCGCAACCCGTACGCACCGGGCGCCGGCCAGCGCCCGCCCGAACTCGCCGGGCGGGGGCGGGAACTGGACGTCTTCGACGTGGTGCTGGAACGGATCGCCCGCGGTCGCCCCGAACGCAGCCTGATGCTCACCGGTCTGCGGGGAGTCGGCAAGACGGTCCTGCTCAACACGCTGCGCTCCGAGGCGATCAACCACCTCTGGGGCACCGGCAAGATCGAGGCCCGGCCGGACCAGTCGCTGCGCCGCCCGATCGCCGCCGCGCTGCACATGGCCGTCCGCGAGCTGGCGCCCCGGCACCGTGCCCCGGACCGGATCGACGCGTTCCTCGGCGTCCTCAAGGCGTTCGCGCAACGCTCCACCCCCACCGGGCGGGGCGGCGCGGCACCCAAGCTGCGCGACCGCTGGCAGCCCGGCATCGACGTACCCGCGAGCAGCGGGCGCGCCGACTCCGGCGACATCGAGATCGACCTGGTCGAACTGCTCAGCGACGCGGCGGCGGTCGCCACCGACGTCGGCACCGGCATCGCGATCTTCATCGACGAGATGCAGGACGTCGGCGCCGAGGACGTCTCCGCGCTCTGCGCCGCCTGCCACGAGCTGTCCCAGCTCGGCGCGCCGCTCATCGTCGTGGGCGCGGGCCTGCCGCACCTGCCGGCCGTGCTCAGCGCCGCCAAGTCGTACTCCGAGCGGCTCTACCGCTACCAGCGCATCGACCGGCTCGACCGGATCGCCGCCGACCAGGCGCTCTGCGCGCCGGCCGAGCGGGAGGAGGTCGAGTACGAGCAGAAAGCCCTCGACCTGCTCTACGAGAAGTCGGGTGGCTATCCCTACTTCGTCCAGGCGTACGGCAAGGCCACCTGGGACCACGCACCCCGCTCCCCGATCACCGCGGCGGACGTCCGGGTCGCCGCGCCCGAGGCGGAGGCCGAACTGGCGGTGGGGTTCTTCGGCTCCCGGTTCGAGCGGGCCACGCCTGCCGAACGCGAGTACATGCGCGCGATGGCCACGCTGGCGCTGGTGGACGGCGAGGAGGGCGGCCGGGACGACATGGACGCGGCGGTGCCGACCGCCGAGATCGCCCGCGCGCTCGGCCGCAAACCGGCCAGCCTCTCCCCGGCGCGTGATGCGCTGATCAAGAAGGGGCTGATCTACTCCGGCGAGCGGGGGACTGTGGCGTTCACAGTGCCGCACTTCGGCCGCTACCTGCGTACCCAGCCCGCCTGACGGCTCAGGCCGCTCGGGCCACGCGGTCTCAGGCCGCTCGGCCGCGATCCGGACCGCTCAGACCCGCGACCACGGTGGCGGGAAGACCACCTCGCCGGACGGCGGTGACGGCTCTCCGCTCGCCGACGGCGGTAACACCAGCGCCTGCCACGGCTCCCCCAGCCCGGACCAGGGACTGGTCAGGCCCAGCCGGTCCGCCGGGCCGAACCCGAACCGCCGGTAGTAGGCCGGGTCGCCCAGCACCACCACCAGCCGCTCGCCCAGCTCGGTCGCGGCGTCCAGTGCCGCCTGCACCGCCGCCGTGCCGTGCCCCAGCCGCTGCCGGTGCCGCGCCACCGCCACCGGACCCAGGGCCAGCGCCGGCCAGGTGCCGCGTTCGGTGCGTACGCCGACGCGCGTGAGCAGCGCGTACGCCACCACCTCGCCGCCGTACTCGGCGACCATGGCCAGCTCCGGGATCCACGCCGGGCTGTGCCGCAGCTCCTCGACCAGGCCGACCTCCGGTGGGGTGGCCACGTCGGGGCGGGCGAAGGCGGCGGCCAGCACCCGGGCCACCGGCGCCTCGTCGGCGGGGCCCTCGGGGCGCAGTCGCAGCGTCGTCACCCGCGCGACCTTACCGAACGCAACCGGTCCATCCGCGACGGTCGCTGAAATCGATACCGTTCGGACGTCCACGTCGGCCGATACCTTTCGTGTGTTGCGGGGATGACGACGCCCCCGACGGGGTAAGACTGAGCCATGAAGCCCGTGCGCTCCCTCGCCCGAGTCATGTTGAGCGGCATCTTCGTGGTCAGCGGCGCCCGCAACCTGCGCAACCCGGAACGCCTGGTGCAGGCCGCGGAACCGGTCACCGGGAAGGTCGCCCCGCTGATCCAGAACGTGCACCCCCGCATCCCCACCGACACGGTCTCGCTGATCCGGGCCAACGCCGCCACCCAGCTGGTCGGCGGCCTGATGCTCGCCACCGGCCGGTTCACCCGTCCGGCCGCGCTGGTGCTCGCGGGCACGCTCATCCCGACCACCGCCGCCGGCCACGCCTTCTGGAACAACGACGACCCGGCCGCGCGCAACAACAACCAGATCCACTTCCTGAAGAACCTCGGCCTGCTCGGTGGCCTCCTCCTCGCCGCCGCCGACACCGAGGGCAAGCCGGGGCTGCGCTGGCGCGCCGGCCACCGGATCGACCACTCTCGCCGGTCGGTCAAGCGCGCGGTCCGCACGGCGCGCCGCGAGACGAAGATCGCCGTACGCTCCGCGGCGACCGCCCGCCGCATGCCCGGCTGACCAGGCACTCTGTACGGCCTACCACCCCCCGCAAGGCCACCAATCACCTGAACCGTCCGAGACCCGTTAACGCGGTGGAAATGTCAAAAACACGTGTGGGATCGGACACGGTCGCGTAACGCGGGAGGCAGCAACGTGAGGCGCCGTTCTAGGCTCCGTTCTGGACCTGGACGGGTACGACGACCTTGGTACGGGGGTGGCCACGCCATGCCGACGACAGTCGGTAGACGGACCAACCGCCTCGCCCCGACCTCCCGCGTCGACCGCCGGATCGTGGTGCGTCTCGGCGTCGTCGCCGCCGTGTCGTACGCCGCGTGGCTCGCCATCGGCGCCTTCGGACGGCCGTACAACTTCTTCGACATGAAGATCTACCACGGCGCGGTGCTGTGGTGGGCCGGCGGCAACGAGCTGTACGACTTCGTCGCGCCCTCGACCACGCTGGGCTTCACCTACCCCCCGTTCGCCGCCCTGGTCATGCTGCCGATGTCGTGGCTGCCGGTCGACGGCGCCGGCTTCGTCAACGCGCTCGCCAGCATCGGCGCACTCGCCGTCGTCCTCGCGGCGCTGCTACGCCCCATCGTGGACCGGCTCGGCTGGCCGCTCTGGTTCACAGTCGGCATCGCCACCCCGCTCGCGGTCGCCATCGAGCCGTCCCGGGAGACGCTCGGCTACGGGCAGGTCAACCTGCTGCTGTTCGCGCTGATCATGGCGGACATGGTGGGCCTGCGCTGGCGGGCCAAGCGGGGCACCCACTACGAGACGGCCGATTCGCCGCTGGCCCGGTTCGTCTACAGCGGCGCCTGGGCCGGTGTGGGCATCGGGCTCGCCACGGCGGTCAAGCTCACCCCGGCGCTGTTCGTGGCCTATCTGATGCTCACCCGGCAGTGGCGGGCCGCGCTCACCGCTGTCGGCACCGCCATCGGCGTGACCATCGCTACGTTCGGTGTGCTCGGTGAGGAGTCCCGCGCGTACTTCGCCGACGTGCTCTGGCAGACCGAGCGGGTCGGCGCGGCGGACATGACCGCCAACCAGTCCCTCGCCGGTCTGCTGGCGCGCCTCTACGACTCGATCGAGACGCCCGGCCTGCTCTGGCTGGCGTTCTCGGTGCTCATCCTGGCGCTGGGCCTGTCCCGGGCGATGAGCGCCCGCGCCGACGGCGACGAGCTGACCGCGTTCACGCTGGTCGGGCTCACCGCCAACGTGATCAGCCCGATCTCCTGGTCGCACCACCTGATCTGGGTCATCCCGGCGATCATCGTGCTGGCCGACGCCGCGGTACGCCGCCGCGAAGCCAGCCGCGGCCTGCCCCCGCGCGGCACTGGCGGTCCCTCGGCCAACGGTGTGCCGGCACTGCGCCCGCCGATCTGGTACCCGACGCTGACCGGGCTCCGCCACGGCGTCGGCGCGCTCGGGCTCTACCTGCTGTTCCTGATCTCACCGATCTGGCCGTACGAGCACCAGCTCCCCGAGGTGTCCCACTACCAGGACGGCCTGTTCGGCGCGCTGATGGAGAACTCCCTGGCCATCGCGCTGATCGTGCTCGTCGCGGCGCTGCCGTGGCGTCCCGGCGCCGAGCCGGCGTTCTACCACGAGCGGCTGGGCCGCACCGCCGCGCTCGCCGCCCGGCGCTAAGCCCTCAGGGGCAGTTCACCCATTCCTCGCTGCCGTCGTCGAAGACCTGCCGCTTCCAGATCGGCAGCCGCGCCTTCACCTCGTCGACCAGCCGGGCGCAGGCGGCGAACGCGGCCGCGCGGTGCGCCGTGCTGACCGCCGCCACCAGTGCCACGTCACCGATCTCCAGCGGGCCGATCCGGTGCGACACCGCCACCGCGTACACCTGCGGGTCGGCCGCCACCTCGGCCGCCACCTCGCGCAGCACCGCCTCGGCGGTGGGGTGGCCCTCGTACTCCAGCCGGGTGACCGCCCGCCCGTGGTCGTGGTCGCGGACCACGCCCTGGAAGGACACCACCGCGCCGGCACGGCGGTCGGCGACCGCCGCCTCGTGCGCGGCCAGGTCGAGCGGCCGGTCGGTCACCGCGCCGAGCACCACGCCTGCTTCCACTGTCACGACGTCTCCCGTCGGCTCGTTCGTCGCGCTCACCCGAATCGCTCCCCGGGGGTCAGTGGCAGCGGCACCAGCGGCACCCGGTCGCCGGCCGCGCCGCTGGTGCCGGGCCGGATCATCGCGAACCCGTCCGCGCCGGCCAGCCCACGCAGCATCGCCGAGCCGACGTGCCGCACCGGGTACGCGGTGCCGGCGACGCGGTCCCAGCGGGCCAGCGCCAGATGGGTGTAGTCGCCGCGCCCGGGAATCGGCTCGGCCAGTGTCACGTGCGGCAGTACCGGCATCTGCCGGCCGGTGAGACCGGCGAGCAGGGGCGCGACGAGCGACACGAGCGCCACCACGGCCGACTGCGGGTTGCCGGGCAGACCGGCCACGAACCGCACCCGCCCGTCGCCGTCCACCAGCCGGGCGAGCAGCATCGGGAAACCCGGGCGCACCGCCACGGTGTTCACCACGTAGTCGGCGCCGAGCGCCTCCAGCGTCGGGTGCAGGTGGTCGACCGGACCGTGCATGGTGCCGCCGGTGGTGCAGACCAGGTCGGCGTTGGCGAGCGCGCCCCGCAGCGCCGCCACGTGCGCGGGCAGCGTGTCGGCGACCGGGCCGACCACGTCGGCCGCGCGCACCTGGCAGCCGTAGCGGCGCAGCCAGGCCGGCACCGACGGACCGAGCGCGTCACGGACCCGCCCGGCGCCGGGCGGACCGGAGGTGAGCAGTTCGTCGCCGAAGACCAGGAGCGCGGCCCGGGGTGGGCGGCGGACCCGCAGCGTGTCGTGCCCGCAGGAGGCGGCCAGGCCGATCACCGCCGGGTCCACGGGCGTGCCGGCGGGCAGCAGTACCTCCCCGAGGTGCGCCTCCTCGCCCGGCTCCCGCCACTCCGGCGCCGGGCGGGGCGTGCCGGACACCAGGCCGTCCGCGGTTCGCGTCGACTCCTCGATCCGCAGGATCGCCGTCGTGCCCTCGGGAACCATCGCGCCGGTGGCGATCTCCACCGTGCTGCCGTCGGCCTCCAGCGGAGGCGTGGTCTGCCCGGCGAGCACCCGCCCGACCACCCGCCACGGCCCCGCGCCGCGCACCGCCCAGCCGTCCACGCTGGAGGTGGGGAACGCCGGCAGGTCGGTGCGCGTGGTCAGCGGCTCGGCCAGGGTGTGCCCGTCGGCCTCGGCCAGCGGACGGGCGACCGCGGGGAGCGCGGCGGACAGGCCCACCGCGTACACCCGGGAGCGGGCCTCCTCCCACCCGGCCGGTGGTGGCGTGCCGGCCTCGGCCGCGGCGGCTTCGGTTTCCGTGCTCATCCGGCGAGCCTAACGCCGGGGCACGTGCCGCGCGGGTTCAGTGGTCGCCGCCGCGAAGCTGGTCGACGGCGTGCCGCAGGATCGGGCCGAGCACCGCCAGACCGTCCCGGGCGCCACCGCGTGAGCCGGGCAGGTTGACCACGAGCATCCGGCCGGTCACCCCGGCCAGCCCGCGGGACAACGCAGCCGTCGGCACGGTGTCGCGGCTGTGCGCGCGAATCGCCTCGGCGATGCCGGGGATCTCGTAGTCGAGCAGCGCGCGCGTCACGTCGGGCGTGCGGTCGGTCGGGGTGATGCCGGTGCCACCGCTGGTCAGCACCACGTCGACGCCGTCTGCGCGGGCGGCACGCAGGGCGTCGCCGACCGGTTCGCCGTCGGGCACCACCACCGGAGCGTCGACCTCGCAGCCCAGCTCGCGCAGCCCGGTCACGAGCAGCGGACCGCTGGTGTCCTCGTACACCCCGGCGGCAGCCCGGTTGGACGCCACGATCACCCGGGCCCGGATCACGGCCGGTCCTCCGGCCGGACCCACTCGCCGGTCTTGCCGCCCTCCTTGCGGAGCACCCGGACGGCGTCCACCGACGCGGCCGGGTCGACCGCCTTCACCATGTCGACCAGGGCGAGCCCGGCGACCGCCACGGCGGTCAGCGCCTCCATCTCCACGCCCGTTCGGTCGGCGGTCTTCGCGGTGGCGGTGATCTCCACCGTGTCGGCGGTGAG
It includes:
- a CDS encoding GNAT family N-acetyltransferase; the protein is MTTLRLRPEGPADEAPVARVLAAAFARPDVATPPEVGLVEELRHSPAWIPELAMVAEYGGEVVAYALLTRVGVRTERGTWPALALGPVAVARHRQRLGHGTAAVQAALDAATELGERLVVVLGDPAYYRRFGFGPADRLGLTSPWSGLGEPWQALVLPPSASGEPSPPSGEVVFPPPWSRV
- a CDS encoding LppU/SCO3897 family protein — encoded protein: MSNFGPPGGGSLEPWGRPDDGYAPQPDPRYAPPGDPRYAPQPDPQYGPPTQQYGPADRYGPPAQQYGSGDRYGPPADQYGPPTQRFEPGPAWSPGPPQQGHPGDPYAGPPYGGGQPPYAEPTPPKRGKGPLLVVVIVLAVLLLGGAGAYWMLGRDEQSPTGGTTAATAPAADPTGEAAPPSEPADTTPTTAAPASSTDPRFVKAGQCVANEGGGGQPKLVIADCAPKTYEVLRRIDGATSGKKDAEAKCGKVAGYTDWYFFDSELDTLDFVLCLKRR
- a CDS encoding ATP-binding protein, translated to MDPVRNPYAPGAGQRPPELAGRGRELDVFDVVLERIARGRPERSLMLTGLRGVGKTVLLNTLRSEAINHLWGTGKIEARPDQSLRRPIAAALHMAVRELAPRHRAPDRIDAFLGVLKAFAQRSTPTGRGGAAPKLRDRWQPGIDVPASSGRADSGDIEIDLVELLSDAAAVATDVGTGIAIFIDEMQDVGAEDVSALCAACHELSQLGAPLIVVGAGLPHLPAVLSAAKSYSERLYRYQRIDRLDRIAADQALCAPAEREEVEYEQKALDLLYEKSGGYPYFVQAYGKATWDHAPRSPITAADVRVAAPEAEAELAVGFFGSRFERATPAEREYMRAMATLALVDGEEGGRDDMDAAVPTAEIARALGRKPASLSPARDALIKKGLIYSGERGTVAFTVPHFGRYLRTQPA
- a CDS encoding DoxX family protein, with the translated sequence MKPVRSLARVMLSGIFVVSGARNLRNPERLVQAAEPVTGKVAPLIQNVHPRIPTDTVSLIRANAATQLVGGLMLATGRFTRPAALVLAGTLIPTTAAGHAFWNNDDPAARNNNQIHFLKNLGLLGGLLLAAADTEGKPGLRWRAGHRIDHSRRSVKRAVRTARRETKIAVRSAATARRMPG
- a CDS encoding molybdopterin molybdotransferase MoeA, whose translation is MSTETEAAAAEAGTPPPAGWEEARSRVYAVGLSAALPAVARPLAEADGHTLAEPLTTRTDLPAFPTSSVDGWAVRGAGPWRVVGRVLAGQTTPPLEADGSTVEIATGAMVPEGTTAILRIEESTRTADGLVSGTPRPAPEWREPGEEAHLGEVLLPAGTPVDPAVIGLAASCGHDTLRVRRPPRAALLVFGDELLTSGPPGAGRVRDALGPSVPAWLRRYGCQVRAADVVGPVADTLPAHVAALRGALANADLVCTTGGTMHGPVDHLHPTLEALGADYVVNTVAVRPGFPMLLARLVDGDGRVRFVAGLPGNPQSAVVALVSLVAPLLAGLTGRQMPVLPHVTLAEPIPGRGDYTHLALARWDRVAGTAYPVRHVGSAMLRGLAGADGFAMIRPGTSGAAGDRVPLVPLPLTPGERFG
- a CDS encoding MogA/MoaB family molybdenum cofactor biosynthesis protein, which codes for MIRARVIVASNRAAAGVYEDTSGPLLVTGLRELGCEVDAPVVVPDGEPVGDALRAARADGVDVVLTSGGTGITPTDRTPDVTRALLDYEIPGIAEAIRAHSRDTVPTAALSRGLAGVTGRMLVVNLPGSRGGARDGLAVLGPILRHAVDQLRGGDH
- a CDS encoding EamA family transporter; the encoded protein is MSSRPTSATNVVDSATPPARTALIWTALVLVYLLWGSTYLGIRVAVESLPPLISAAMRFAAAAVVLAVVLRLRRGPGALRVPARRVGSAALVGVLLLAGGNGLVVLAESGPAGTAVPSGVAALLVATVPLLVVLLRTAGGDRPRPWTFLGVALGFAGLVLLVLPRDGVDGVPVAGALTVVAAAASWSVGSYLSGKIRMPADPFVATVYEMVAGAAVLALVGVARGELRGFSFADVTGRSWAAMAYLMVAGSLVAFTAYVWLLAHAPISLVSTYAYVNPVVAVALGALFVAEPITSQVLMGGAVIVVGVAVVVSTERPRRSPPPAVDGTAGEPAGR
- a CDS encoding molybdenum cofactor biosynthesis protein MoaE, encoding MEAGVVLGAVTDRPLDLAAHEAAVADRRAGAVVSFQGVVRDHDHGRAVTRLEYEGHPTAEAVLREVAAEVAADPQVYAVAVSHRIGPLEIGDVALVAAVSTAHRAAAFAACARLVDEVKARLPIWKRQVFDDGSEEWVNCP
- a CDS encoding glycosyltransferase 87 family protein translates to MPTTVGRRTNRLAPTSRVDRRIVVRLGVVAAVSYAAWLAIGAFGRPYNFFDMKIYHGAVLWWAGGNELYDFVAPSTTLGFTYPPFAALVMLPMSWLPVDGAGFVNALASIGALAVVLAALLRPIVDRLGWPLWFTVGIATPLAVAIEPSRETLGYGQVNLLLFALIMADMVGLRWRAKRGTHYETADSPLARFVYSGAWAGVGIGLATAVKLTPALFVAYLMLTRQWRAALTAVGTAIGVTIATFGVLGEESRAYFADVLWQTERVGAADMTANQSLAGLLARLYDSIETPGLLWLAFSVLILALGLSRAMSARADGDELTAFTLVGLTANVISPISWSHHLIWVIPAIIVLADAAVRRREASRGLPPRGTGGPSANGVPALRPPIWYPTLTGLRHGVGALGLYLLFLISPIWPYEHQLPEVSHYQDGLFGALMENSLAIALIVLVAALPWRPGAEPAFYHERLGRTAALAARR
- a CDS encoding prepilin peptidase, giving the protein MSALLVTGVALLGAAAGWAAVPVGRSFVPDTGGRVRTPNRSVLALVGAVVFGGLAAARGADPALPALLPVAATGLVLVVTDLTALRLPDPLVGLVALGGGLGPAAATAATGEPRHLAVAVAGATLSFIGYALLALLPRARLGFGDVKLAAALGLPLGWLGWPALRLGLLLPHVLAGVTVLVLLAAGRVRRDTPVPFGPALLGGAWLAAVLG